From the Myxococcota bacterium genome, one window contains:
- a CDS encoding alpha/beta hydrolase: MSQAELDRLIGRIQKEFSTWGADATVPFMRESWERLFTDIRERAPVKQTNVSAGGVPAEWLDAPQARADRAVLYLHGGGYVLGSVGSHRDMIARLSAAAGARALGLNYRLAPEHPFPGAVDDALAAYRFLLDQGLLPERIAIAGDSAGGGLTAATLVAIRERGLPRPAAGVLLSPWVDLEGLGESMNGGVADDPMVGKDLVAVMGTAYLAGQSPRTPLAAPLHASLRGLPPLFIQVGRREVLLDDALRLAQKAQREGVEVTLEVWPGMIHVWQIFASDLEEAREAVTRIGDYLKKRFG; this comes from the coding sequence GTGTCGCAAGCCGAGCTCGACCGGTTGATCGGAAGGATCCAGAAGGAGTTCTCGACCTGGGGAGCCGACGCGACGGTGCCCTTCATGCGCGAGAGCTGGGAGCGGCTGTTCACGGACATCCGCGAGCGCGCCCCGGTGAAGCAGACGAACGTGAGCGCGGGCGGCGTTCCCGCCGAGTGGCTCGACGCCCCGCAGGCGCGCGCCGATCGCGCGGTGCTGTATCTGCACGGCGGCGGCTACGTGCTCGGCTCCGTCGGCTCGCACCGCGACATGATCGCGCGGCTGTCGGCGGCCGCGGGCGCGCGCGCGCTCGGCCTGAACTACCGGCTCGCGCCCGAGCACCCGTTCCCGGGCGCGGTCGACGACGCGCTCGCTGCCTACCGGTTCCTGCTCGACCAGGGCCTTCTGCCGGAGCGCATCGCGATCGCGGGTGACTCGGCGGGCGGCGGACTCACGGCCGCCACGCTGGTCGCGATCCGCGAGCGCGGCCTGCCGCGGCCCGCGGCCGGGGTCCTCCTGTCACCCTGGGTCGACCTCGAGGGTCTCGGTGAGTCGATGAACGGCGGCGTCGCCGACGATCCGATGGTGGGCAAGGACCTGGTCGCCGTGATGGGGACCGCGTATCTCGCAGGACAGAGCCCGCGCACGCCGCTGGCCGCGCCGCTCCACGCCAGCCTGCGCGGCCTGCCGCCGCTCTTCATCCAGGTCGGCCGGCGCGAGGTGTTGCTCGACGACGCGCTGCGGCTCGCGCAGAAAGCCCAGCGCGAGGGCGTGGAAGTCACTCTCGAGGTCTGGCCCGGCATGATCCACGTGTGGCAGATCTTCGCCAGCGACCTGGAGGAGGCGCGCGAAGCGGTGACCCGCATCGGCGACTATCTGAAGAAGCGGTTCGGGTGA
- a CDS encoding NAD(P)/FAD-dependent oxidoreductase, with the protein MQHFDAIVIGAGFAGLRALHELRELGLSTQVFEAGSDVGGTWYWNRYPGARTDSESWVYAYSFSKELQDEWSWSERFPPQPEALAYLRHVAERFDMRRDIAFDTKVESAAWDESAQRWTVRDDRGGLWTCRYLVTAVGVLSTPYVPPWPGIEKFKGEWYVTGRWPKERVSFAGKRVVVIGTGATAIQAIPIIAQTARHLMVLQRTPNYVLPARNGPLTDEERDAIRRDYDAIWAQAREHFFGFAMDPAGRTIADVTPEEHQRILERGWETGGFRFIFETFDDIFIDDRSNEVAAEFIRNKIRTIVKDPATAELLCPKDYPLTAKRPPLGHFYYETFNRPNVALVDVKDDPITELTERGVRTATREFEADLIVFATGFDAVTGTLTKMDVRGRGGVTIADKWRDGPRTHLGIMVDGFPNLFMVLGPQSPFANIPVVIDGMVDWIGRAIQHLRANRLTTLEPKPEAVEAWRKHVDRLVNATVLSKGRSWFLGDNIPGKPHVTLFHFGGAGVYRRECLAEAENGFASFFTS; encoded by the coding sequence ATGCAGCACTTCGACGCGATTGTGATCGGGGCCGGCTTCGCTGGGTTGCGGGCGCTGCACGAGCTGCGCGAGCTCGGCCTCTCTACCCAGGTGTTCGAGGCGGGGTCCGACGTGGGCGGCACGTGGTACTGGAACCGCTACCCCGGCGCGCGCACCGACTCCGAGAGCTGGGTGTACGCGTACTCGTTCTCGAAGGAGCTGCAGGACGAGTGGAGCTGGAGCGAGCGCTTCCCGCCGCAGCCGGAGGCGCTCGCGTACCTTCGGCACGTCGCCGAGCGCTTCGACATGCGCCGAGACATCGCGTTCGACACCAAAGTCGAGTCGGCGGCGTGGGACGAGAGCGCGCAGCGCTGGACCGTGCGCGACGACCGGGGCGGCCTCTGGACGTGTCGGTATCTCGTGACCGCGGTCGGCGTGCTCTCGACGCCGTACGTGCCGCCCTGGCCCGGCATCGAGAAGTTCAAGGGTGAGTGGTACGTCACGGGCCGCTGGCCGAAGGAGCGCGTGAGCTTCGCCGGCAAGCGCGTGGTCGTGATCGGCACCGGCGCGACCGCGATCCAGGCGATCCCGATCATCGCTCAGACTGCCCGACACCTGATGGTGTTGCAGCGCACGCCGAACTACGTGCTGCCCGCGCGCAACGGGCCGCTCACCGACGAGGAGCGCGACGCGATCCGCCGCGACTACGACGCCATCTGGGCGCAGGCGCGCGAGCACTTCTTCGGCTTCGCCATGGACCCGGCGGGTCGCACGATTGCCGACGTGACTCCCGAGGAGCACCAGCGCATCCTCGAGCGCGGCTGGGAGACCGGCGGCTTCCGCTTCATCTTCGAGACCTTCGACGACATCTTCATCGACGACCGGTCGAACGAGGTCGCGGCGGAATTCATTCGCAACAAGATCCGCACGATCGTGAAGGACCCGGCGACCGCCGAGCTGTTGTGCCCGAAAGACTATCCCCTCACCGCGAAGCGGCCCCCGCTCGGTCACTTCTACTACGAGACCTTCAACCGCCCGAACGTCGCGCTGGTCGACGTGAAGGACGACCCGATCACCGAGCTCACGGAGCGCGGCGTGCGCACCGCCACGCGCGAGTTCGAGGCCGACCTGATCGTGTTCGCCACCGGGTTCGACGCGGTGACCGGCACGCTCACGAAGATGGACGTGCGCGGCCGCGGCGGAGTCACGATCGCGGACAAGTGGCGCGACGGACCGCGCACGCATCTGGGCATCATGGTCGATGGCTTCCCGAACCTGTTCATGGTCTTGGGTCCCCAGAGCCCGTTCGCGAACATTCCGGTGGTGATCGACGGCATGGTCGACTGGATCGGTCGCGCCATTCAGCACTTGCGCGCGAACCGGCTCACCACGCTCGAGCCCAAGCCCGAGGCCGTGGAGGCCTGGCGCAAGCACGTCGACCGGCTCGTGAACGCCACCGTGCTGTCGAAGGGCCGGTCCTGGTTCCTGGGCGACAACATCCCGGGCAAGCCGCACGTGACGCTGTTCCATTTCGGGGGCGCTGGCGTCTACCGCCGCGAGTGTCTCGCCGAGGCGGAGAACGGGTTCGCGAGCTTCTTCACCAGCTAG
- a CDS encoding (2Fe-2S)-binding protein — MTTFQLNGKTVTVEAPPTTPVLWVLRDNLGLTGTKFGCGKGLCRACTVHVDGAAVFSCKLPLVALGGHSVTTIEGLSGRVAEAVQAAWDEIQVPQCGYCQVGQVMAATALLTKRPKPSDADIDTAMQRNLCRCGTYQRIRKAIHDAAARLATKT, encoded by the coding sequence ATGACCACATTCCAGCTCAACGGAAAGACCGTGACCGTCGAAGCGCCACCGACCACGCCCGTCTTGTGGGTGCTGCGCGACAATCTCGGGCTGACGGGCACGAAGTTCGGCTGTGGCAAGGGCCTGTGCCGCGCGTGCACCGTGCACGTGGACGGGGCGGCGGTGTTCTCGTGCAAGCTCCCACTCGTCGCGCTCGGCGGGCACTCCGTCACGACCATCGAGGGTCTCTCGGGTCGGGTCGCCGAAGCCGTACAGGCGGCCTGGGACGAGATCCAGGTGCCGCAATGCGGCTACTGCCAGGTGGGCCAGGTCATGGCCGCCACCGCGCTTCTCACGAAGAGACCGAAGCCGAGCGACGCCGACATCGACACGGCCATGCAGCGCAATCTGTGCCGCTGCGGAACCTACCAGCGGATCCGCAAGGCGATTCACGACGCCGCGGCCCGGCTGGCGACGAAGACATGA
- a CDS encoding molybdopterin cofactor-binding domain-containing protein, translated as MSAAVGWSRREFLKVSAVAGGGLMLGVRLGSAAEPAGPFRPNAWITIGTDGGITLVSHRNEMGQDVHTSLAMLLAEELAVSPQRVSVAEAPPDPVYLNKLMGAQITGGSTSIRDAWLPLRRAGATARTMLVAAAAGRWKVPAAECRAENGTVVHGDKSYAYGELAAEAAGQPVPREVPLKSASDFSVIGTALPRLDAADKARGRTLFGIDVQQPGMVHAALAQCPVLGGKVASFDAGGVQSRPGVRKVVDIGEGVAVIADHYWTARLALADVKITWDEGPAAKLDTAAIYAALEAAKDEAGALIRQAGDPAEVFSRSQPIQLWYQSQMLAHVSLEPPNCLARVSGDGVDVWTSTQFPQGARSIAAQAAGVEAERVRIHPQFIGGGFGRRLDVDFIGQAVAIAKQLPGVPVKTIYSREDDVTHDFYRPPSLHRMRAVLDGGKLSALTLTMISPSITQRAFPGAVKDGKDGFMTEGLVDFTYDIPNLELRTVIREVGIRVGYWRSVSNALNAFAIESFVDELAHTAGRSPVDFRAELLSSQPRQKAVLLRAVKESGFSTEAGPGRAFGIASMQCYETHVALVAEVSGTANKLKLEKLTYAVDPGIAVHPDQIVAQLESGAVSGLINAVRSKVTVKHGRVEQSSYDSFPIPRMAEMPRTEVVLMPSGDPPGGMGEVGVPLVAPALANAVFALTGKRIRSLPLEDGGVKFA; from the coding sequence ATGAGCGCCGCCGTGGGCTGGTCGCGACGCGAGTTCCTGAAGGTGTCTGCGGTCGCCGGCGGCGGGCTGATGCTCGGCGTGCGCCTGGGCTCGGCCGCGGAGCCCGCCGGTCCATTCCGCCCGAATGCATGGATCACGATCGGAACGGATGGCGGGATCACGCTGGTGAGTCATCGCAACGAGATGGGTCAGGACGTGCACACCTCGCTCGCCATGCTGCTCGCCGAGGAGCTGGCGGTCTCGCCGCAGCGAGTCAGCGTCGCCGAGGCTCCGCCCGACCCCGTGTATCTGAACAAGCTCATGGGCGCACAGATCACCGGCGGCAGCACGAGCATCCGCGACGCGTGGCTGCCGCTGCGCCGGGCGGGCGCGACGGCGCGGACGATGCTGGTCGCCGCGGCGGCAGGGCGCTGGAAGGTTCCGGCGGCGGAGTGCCGGGCGGAGAACGGAACGGTCGTCCACGGCGACAAGTCGTACGCCTACGGCGAGCTCGCGGCAGAGGCGGCCGGTCAGCCGGTTCCCCGCGAGGTCCCGCTGAAGTCGGCGAGTGACTTCTCCGTGATCGGCACGGCGCTCCCCAGGCTCGACGCTGCCGACAAGGCGCGCGGCCGCACGCTGTTCGGCATCGACGTGCAGCAGCCGGGCATGGTGCACGCGGCGCTCGCGCAGTGTCCCGTGCTGGGCGGCAAGGTCGCGTCGTTCGACGCCGGCGGCGTGCAGAGCCGGCCCGGTGTGCGCAAGGTCGTCGACATCGGCGAAGGCGTGGCCGTGATCGCGGATCACTACTGGACGGCGCGCCTCGCGCTCGCCGACGTCAAGATCACCTGGGACGAGGGTCCGGCCGCGAAGCTCGACACTGCGGCGATCTACGCGGCGCTGGAAGCGGCAAAGGACGAGGCGGGAGCGCTCATCCGGCAGGCCGGCGATCCCGCCGAAGTCTTCAGCCGCTCGCAGCCGATCCAGCTCTGGTACCAGTCACAGATGCTCGCGCACGTGTCGCTCGAGCCGCCGAACTGTCTCGCGCGCGTCTCGGGCGACGGCGTCGACGTGTGGACGAGCACGCAGTTTCCGCAGGGCGCGAGGTCGATCGCCGCGCAGGCCGCCGGCGTGGAGGCCGAGCGCGTGCGCATCCACCCGCAGTTCATCGGCGGTGGCTTCGGACGCCGGCTCGACGTGGACTTCATCGGCCAGGCGGTCGCGATCGCGAAGCAGCTCCCTGGCGTACCGGTGAAGACCATCTACAGCCGGGAGGACGACGTGACTCACGACTTCTACCGGCCGCCGAGCCTGCACCGCATGCGCGCGGTGCTGGACGGGGGCAAGCTGTCGGCGTTGACGCTCACGATGATCTCGCCCTCGATCACGCAGCGCGCCTTCCCCGGCGCCGTGAAAGACGGGAAGGACGGCTTCATGACCGAGGGCTTGGTGGACTTCACCTACGACATCCCGAATCTCGAGCTGCGCACGGTGATTCGCGAGGTGGGCATCCGCGTGGGCTACTGGCGCTCGGTGAGCAATGCGCTGAACGCGTTCGCGATCGAGAGCTTCGTCGACGAGCTCGCGCACACGGCGGGCCGCAGCCCGGTCGACTTCCGCGCGGAGCTCCTGTCGTCGCAGCCACGGCAGAAGGCGGTGCTGCTGCGCGCCGTGAAAGAGTCGGGATTCTCGACCGAGGCCGGCCCCGGTCGGGCCTTCGGCATCGCGTCGATGCAGTGCTACGAGACGCACGTCGCGCTCGTGGCCGAGGTCTCGGGCACGGCGAACAAGCTGAAGCTCGAGAAGCTCACCTACGCCGTCGACCCGGGCATCGCGGTGCACCCCGACCAGATCGTGGCGCAGCTCGAGAGCGGCGCAGTGAGTGGGCTCATCAACGCCGTGCGCAGCAAGGTGACCGTGAAGCATGGCCGGGTCGAGCAGTCGAGCTACGACTCGTTCCCGATCCCACGCATGGCCGAGATGCCGCGCACCGAGGTCGTTCTCATGCCGAGCGGCGACCCTCCCGGGGGGATGGGCGAAGTCGGCGTGCCGCTGGTCGCGCCCGCCCTGGCCAACGCGGTCTTCGCGCTCACGGGCAAGCGCATCCGGTCGCTTCCGCTCGAAGATGGTGGCGTCAAGTTCGCCTAG